The sequence GGTTGTGGGCGTCGCCGGCAGCCTGGTGTTTTGTCTGCCCCTGTTTGCCTCGATTTTTAGTATCCGGCCCCTGACCCTGCTCCAGGGGCATTCCGCGACGGCCCGGGTCTCAACGCGTAAAACCCTGTGGCAGGCATTGTCATTTGTGCCGGTCATCGCAGCGCTTTTTCTGATGTCTGTGACGGTGTCCGGGACCATGGTCGAAGGCGCCCTGTTTGCCGGCGGGTTTATCCTGGCTTTGGGCGTGTTTTCCCTGATCGGCGGTCTGGTGTTTTGGGGATGCCGTTTTCCGGCCGCTTCAAAGCAGATCCCGGTGAAGATCGCTTTTCGGAACCTGTTCCGCAACAAGTGGTCGTCCCTGTCCTGTTTTGTCACTATTGCCATGGGCGTGTTCCTGATTGCCCTTGTCCCCCAGGTCCGCAAAGGCCTGGAAACCGAGATTATCCGGCCAAAAGGATTGAAAATCCCGGTGTTGTTCCTGGCCGATATCCAGGAAGAGCAAAAAAATCCCCTGATCCGGTTCATGGACGCGCAGGAGGGGGACCTGACCCGGATTTCTCCCATGGTCCGGGGACGAATCAAGACCGTGAACGGCCGGCCTTTTTACGGGAGGCAGGATAAATCCGGAAAAAGGGCCCGGGGCCGGCGGCTGGAGTTTATTTTTTCCTTTCGCAACACCCTTGATGCGTCCGAAAAGGTGGTCCAGGGAGCGCCCATGTCCAAAACCCCCTGGGAATTTGGCAGCAACACACCTTTTGAAATTTCTTTGGAACATTCCTTTGCCGAGCGCCATCAAATGAAGATCGGTGACGCGTTGGAAGTGGATATCCAGGGGATTTCTCTGACCGGGAAAGTGGTCAACCTGCGTCAGGTAAAATGGACCAGCTTCCAGCCCAATTTTTTTATGCTGTTCCAGGATGGGGTTCTCAACGATGCCCCCAAAACCTATGTGGCCGGCATTTCCAACCTGGCCCAGTCCCGCCGCCATGAACTGAAAAATAAAATCGTGGACCGGTTTTCTAATATTTCCGTTATTGATGTGACCCAGACGGCCCAGACCATTCTGGGTGTGACCGACCGCCTGTCCCTGTCGGTGAAATTTATGGCTTGGCTCGCCATTGCTGCCGGGCTTTTGTCCATATTTTCTATTTCCCGGCATGAGGCTTTTAAAAACCGGAACCAGATCAACCTGCTCAAGGTCCTGGGTACGGATTTCAAAACCCTGGGGCTCATTACCCTGCTGGAGTCCGGGTTTATCGGGTTCTCGGCAGGAATTACGGCGGTGTGTCTGAGTGTCGCGGTCTCCTTTGGGATCTCCTGGTATTTTTTTGACAACCTGTGGCAGCTGGACGGCAGAACCCTTTTCCTGATTCTGTGTCTCTCAACGGTGACCTGTATGGCCACCGGCCTTGGGGCGGCCTGGCAGGTCATGAAGGCCCGACCGGTTCAGCTGTTGGGGCAAGGGTAATCAAAACGTGCGGATTGTCCTTGAGTCCTGTTCTGTATTGATCTATAACCGCCTATAAATTAAGGCTTGAATATTGAAGATTATGGATAAGCATAAATGACCACGGCGTGTGTAAGAAAAATATTGCCCAATGTTAAGGATTTTAAAACGTTTTGGAAAAAACAAGGTCCTTTCCGGTACGCATTGACAAGCAAGGAATACCCGCCTGTATTGCTGGAACCCGAAGAATGGATATTCGGCCAGGATAAACAAGCGGTTCTTAAAGAATTGATGCAGTTCTCCCGTATGAAGATGTTCTTTGCACCGGCCCCGTTCAATCCGGGCAATAAAAGTATCCTGCGCCCTGATGATATCTGTGCCTGGAAGATTGTCCATTTCCCGGAAGCCTGGAATGCCATGATATGCGATGGATTTCTGCCCGAAGGTCAGCTTACCCAGGCGGTGGTGGATGAATGTATTGCCCTGGGGTTGAACCAGGATAAATCAGGT comes from uncultured Desulfobacter sp. and encodes:
- a CDS encoding FtsX-like permease family protein — encoded protein: MFWIRTAFKELITHKGFSLFFILNLALGLAGFIAIQSFRESLDRHMDDNLKEILTADLVLSSYNSLTQQEMQQADRILAGYRDKARLITFFSMARGHDRSKLVRVMAMDGAYPLYGSFTFEGETDSKDILDNPGLFMTRDTARALGIKTDSDRGKPVKLGEKDFLIRDFFKDDPDKNLSGFELAPKVYMGLDQLAGTGLIRFGSRVRYLYYYRFEPGVNLEGKIRDIKQHFYDPARNQPRLNVYDARDVNQRLGRLSRYFTRYMGLVSIIALFLAGMAAAYLFRGFLTLKSKEMAILMAVGAARKHVYFYVSCQLMFLGTLSAILAVIVSMVLMPVFPVIFKDLIPVHLNLGMSFETLAVALVVGVAGSLVFCLPLFASIFSIRPLTLLQGHSATARVSTRKTLWQALSFVPVIAALFLMSVTVSGTMVEGALFAGGFILALGVFSLIGGLVFWGCRFPAASKQIPVKIAFRNLFRNKWSSLSCFVTIAMGVFLIALVPQVRKGLETEIIRPKGLKIPVLFLADIQEEQKNPLIRFMDAQEGDLTRISPMVRGRIKTVNGRPFYGRQDKSGKRARGRRLEFIFSFRNTLDASEKVVQGAPMSKTPWEFGSNTPFEISLEHSFAERHQMKIGDALEVDIQGISLTGKVVNLRQVKWTSFQPNFFMLFQDGVLNDAPKTYVAGISNLAQSRRHELKNKIVDRFSNISVIDVTQTAQTILGVTDRLSLSVKFMAWLAIAAGLLSIFSISRHEAFKNRNQINLLKVLGTDFKTLGLITLLESGFIGFSAGITAVCLSVAVSFGISWYFFDNLWQLDGRTLFLILCLSTVTCMATGLGAAWQVMKARPVQLLGQG